Proteins encoded in a region of the Melospiza melodia melodia isolate bMelMel2 unplaced genomic scaffold, bMelMel2.pri scaffold_35, whole genome shotgun sequence genome:
- the LOC134434377 gene encoding low affinity immunoglobulin gamma Fc region receptor III-like isoform X1 — protein MAGDTGMARKVALLLWAQTLGLAGAQTTQLLVDPPWKPAVLWDQVTLSCQGLGTAGATTWYQDGQHWWQEGPANFTVTASGTYTCDRPSTGLSPPMRVLNGPLSPEARLVLQVPAWELLEGDTVTLRCRCWRDMLVTEVRFYHEDKEVGRSLTGTKLSLSPLQLNHSGRYRCGGWVSSNMSAWMLSAPVTVTVHVPVDIATITPGVLELTPRDTGTHRDTVAAGVSGAFLFLLLLVGIIVAWYQWHRLDARKHQERPPLDPLALPVEDPHMMYMELQRQPWEPSDTYDNLHQKL, from the exons ATGGCTGGAGACACCgggatggccaggaaggtggcactgctcctgtggg cccagaccctcggcctcgctg gtgcccagaccacccagctcctggtggatccTCCCTGgaagccagcagtgctgtgggaccaggtgacactgtcctgccagggcttggggaccgccggtgccaccacctggtaccaggatgggcagcattggtggcaggagggacctgcCAACTTCACTGTCACCGCgagtggcacctacacgtgtgacagacCCAGCACCGGGCTCAGCCCCCCCATGAGAGTCTTAAATG gacccctctCTCCCGAAGCTCgcttggtgctgcaggtgccggcgtgggagctgctggagggggacacagtgacactgcgctgccggtgctgGCGGGACATGTTGGTCACTGAGGTGCGATTCTACCATGAGGACAAGGAGGTGGGGAGGTCCCTCACTGGGACCAAGCTGTCTCTGTcgcctctgcagctgaaccacagtggccgctacCGCTGTGGGGGCTGGGTGAGCTCCAACATGTCAGCATGGATGCTCTCAGcgccggtgacagtgacagtgcatg tgcctgtggaCATTGCCACCATCACACCCGGTGTCCTGGAGCTGACACCGcgagacacagggacacacagggacacag tggctgcaggggtcagtggggcctttttgttcctgctcctgcttgtgggtaTCATTGTGGCCTGGTACCAGTGGCACCGCCTGG atgccaggaagcaccaggaaag gCCCCCCTTAGACCCCCTGGCACTCCCAGTGGAGGATCCTCACATGatgtacatggagctgcaaaggcaaccatGGGAACCCAGCGACACCTATGACAAcctacaccaaaagttgtga
- the LOC134434377 gene encoding low affinity immunoglobulin gamma Fc region receptor III-like isoform X2 — MAGDTGMARKVALLLWAQTLGLAGAQTTQLLVDPPWKPAVLWDQVTLSCQGLGTAGATTWYQDGQHWWQEGPANFTVTASGTYTCDRPSTGLSPPMRVLNARLVLQVPAWELLEGDTVTLRCRCWRDMLVTEVRFYHEDKEVGRSLTGTKLSLSPLQLNHSGRYRCGGWVSSNMSAWMLSAPVTVTVHVPVDIATITPGVLELTPRDTGTHRDTVAAGVSGAFLFLLLLVGIIVAWYQWHRLDARKHQERPPLDPLALPVEDPHMMYMELQRQPWEPSDTYDNLHQKL; from the exons ATGGCTGGAGACACCgggatggccaggaaggtggcactgctcctgtggg cccagaccctcggcctcgctg gtgcccagaccacccagctcctggtggatccTCCCTGgaagccagcagtgctgtgggaccaggtgacactgtcctgccagggcttggggaccgccggtgccaccacctggtaccaggatgggcagcattggtggcaggagggacctgcCAACTTCACTGTCACCGCgagtggcacctacacgtgtgacagacCCAGCACCGGGCTCAGCCCCCCCATGAGAGTCTTAAATG CTCgcttggtgctgcaggtgccggcgtgggagctgctggagggggacacagtgacactgcgctgccggtgctgGCGGGACATGTTGGTCACTGAGGTGCGATTCTACCATGAGGACAAGGAGGTGGGGAGGTCCCTCACTGGGACCAAGCTGTCTCTGTcgcctctgcagctgaaccacagtggccgctacCGCTGTGGGGGCTGGGTGAGCTCCAACATGTCAGCATGGATGCTCTCAGcgccggtgacagtgacagtgcatg tgcctgtggaCATTGCCACCATCACACCCGGTGTCCTGGAGCTGACACCGcgagacacagggacacacagggacacag tggctgcaggggtcagtggggcctttttgttcctgctcctgcttgtgggtaTCATTGTGGCCTGGTACCAGTGGCACCGCCTGG atgccaggaagcaccaggaaag gCCCCCCTTAGACCCCCTGGCACTCCCAGTGGAGGATCCTCACATGatgtacatggagctgcaaaggcaaccatGGGAACCCAGCGACACCTATGACAAcctacaccaaaagttgtga
- the LOC134434377 gene encoding low affinity immunoglobulin gamma Fc region receptor III-like isoform X3, with amino-acid sequence MAGDTGMARKVALLLWAQTLGLAGAQTTQLLVDPPWKPAVLWDQVTLSCQGLGTAGATTWYQDGQHWWQEGPANFTVTASGTYTCDRPSTGLSPPMRVLNGPLSPEARLVLQVPAWELLEGDTVTLRCRCWRDMLVTEVRFYHEDKEVGRSLTGTKLSLSPLQLNHSGRYRCGGWVSSNMSAWMLSAPVTVTVHVAAGVSGAFLFLLLLVGIIVAWYQWHRLDARKHQERPPLDPLALPVEDPHMMYMELQRQPWEPSDTYDNLHQKL; translated from the exons ATGGCTGGAGACACCgggatggccaggaaggtggcactgctcctgtggg cccagaccctcggcctcgctg gtgcccagaccacccagctcctggtggatccTCCCTGgaagccagcagtgctgtgggaccaggtgacactgtcctgccagggcttggggaccgccggtgccaccacctggtaccaggatgggcagcattggtggcaggagggacctgcCAACTTCACTGTCACCGCgagtggcacctacacgtgtgacagacCCAGCACCGGGCTCAGCCCCCCCATGAGAGTCTTAAATG gacccctctCTCCCGAAGCTCgcttggtgctgcaggtgccggcgtgggagctgctggagggggacacagtgacactgcgctgccggtgctgGCGGGACATGTTGGTCACTGAGGTGCGATTCTACCATGAGGACAAGGAGGTGGGGAGGTCCCTCACTGGGACCAAGCTGTCTCTGTcgcctctgcagctgaaccacagtggccgctacCGCTGTGGGGGCTGGGTGAGCTCCAACATGTCAGCATGGATGCTCTCAGcgccggtgacagtgacagtgcatg tggctgcaggggtcagtggggcctttttgttcctgctcctgcttgtgggtaTCATTGTGGCCTGGTACCAGTGGCACCGCCTGG atgccaggaagcaccaggaaag gCCCCCCTTAGACCCCCTGGCACTCCCAGTGGAGGATCCTCACATGatgtacatggagctgcaaaggcaaccatGGGAACCCAGCGACACCTATGACAAcctacaccaaaagttgtga